One region of Cucurbita pepo subsp. pepo cultivar mu-cu-16 chromosome LG03, ASM280686v2, whole genome shotgun sequence genomic DNA includes:
- the LOC111790811 gene encoding probably inactive leucine-rich repeat receptor-like protein kinase At3g28040 — MDFLRFLALSLLGSIAILLHNCIALDAVSPQLNDDILGLIVFKSALHDPSSFLASWNEDDDSPCSWEFVKCNPINGRVSELSIDGFGLSGRIGRGFEKLQHLKVLSLSGNNFTGNLSPELVLPPSLQRVNFSRNRLSGRIPTSLIAMSSIRFLDFSDNLFSGPIPDEMFANCSLLHYLSLASNMLQGPVPNTLHTRCLYLNTLNLSANQFSGSLDLWSLTRLRTLDLSKNAFSGYLPQGISALHNLKELRLQSNQFSGPLPADLGLCLHLSTLDVSRNRLTGPLPESMRLLTSLTFLNIGFNTFSGELPQWIGNMTSLNYVEFSSNGFTGSLPLAMGGLRSVKYMSFSNNKLSGNIPETLMKCSELSVIKLEGNSLNGRVPEGLFELGLEEIDLSQNELIGSVPVGSSKLYEKLTRMDLSSNRLEGNFPAEMGLYKNLKYLNLSWNNFKAKIPPEMGLFQNLNVLDLRSSDLHGSIPGELCDSGSLGILQLDGNSLIGPIPDEIGNCVSLYLLSLSHNNLSGEIPKSISKLSKLEILRLESNELSGEIPQELGILQNLLAVNISYNMLTGRLPVGGIFPSLDQSALQGNLGLCSPLLKGPCKMNVPKPLVLDPNAYPSQMGGQTSRDKPSQYSNSSPHHVFFSVSAIVAISAATFIALGVLVVTLLNVSARRRSLAFVDNALESMCSSSSKSGTATAGKLVLFDSNSRGSPNWVSNHEALLNKASEIGAGVFGTVYKVSLGDQGGRDVAIKKLVKSNMIQNVEDFDREIQILGKVKHPNLISLKGYYWTAQTQLLVMEYATNGSLQTQLHGRLPSSPSLSWDNRFKIVLGTAKGLAHLHHSFRPPIVHYDLKPTNILLDENFNPKISDYGLARLLTKLDKHVVNNRFQSALGYIAPELACQSIRVNEKCDVHGFGVMVLEIVTGRRPVEYGEDNVVILTDHVRYLLERGNVLDCVDPSMSEYSEDEVVPILKLALVCISQIPSSRPSMAEVVQILQVIKAPLPQTIPQGF, encoded by the exons ATGGATTTCCTCCGTTTTTTGGCCCTTTCCCTGTTGGGATCCATCGCCATTCTTCTTCACAACTGCATTGCTCTTGATGCTGTTTCCCCTCAACTCAACGACGATATTCTCGGCTTGATTGTCTTCAAATCTGCCCTCCACGACCCCTCTTCCTTTCTCGCCTCCTGGAATGAAGACGATGATTCTCCTTGTTCTTGGGAGTTCGTTAAATGCAACCCCATCAATGGCAGAGTTTCTGAGCTTTCCATTGATGGATTCGGGCTATCAGGGAGAATCGGACGAGGGTTTGAGAAATTGCAGCATCTCAAGGTACTCTCGCTTTCTGGCAATAATTTCACCGGCAATCTTAGTCCTGAGCTTGTTCTTCCTCCCAGTCTTCAGAGAGTTAATTTCAGTCGTAATCGTTTATCTGGACGGATACCTACTTCTTTAATCGCTATGTCCTCCATTagatttcttgatttttctgatAATCTGTTCTCTGGGCCGATTCCTGATGAAATGTTTGCTAACTGTTCTTTGCTTcattatctttctcttgcgtCTAATATGCTTCAAGGCCCTGTCCCCAACACATTGCACACAAGGTGTTTGTATTTAAACACTCTGAATCTTTCGGCCAATCAGTTCTCTGGTAGCTTGGATTTATGGTCTTTGACAAGGCTCAGGACATTGGATCTTTCCAAAAATGCTTTCTCTGGGTATTTACCGCAAGGGATTTCAGCCCTCCATAACTTGAAAGAGCTCAGGTTACAGAGCAATCAGTTCTCAGGGCCATTGCCTGCAGACTTGGGATTATGTCTCCACTTGTCTACATTGGATGTCAGCAGGAACCGCCTCACCGGGCCGTTACCGGAGTCGATGAGGCTCTTAACCTCCTTGACCTTCTTGAACATTGGGTTCAACACGTTTTCAGGGGAGCTCCCGCAGTGGATTGGGAACATGACAAGCTTGAACTACGTGGAATTTTCAAGCAATGGCTTCACTGGCAGCCTTCCCTTGGCAATGGGAGGATTGAGATCTGTCAAATACATGAGTTTTTCAAACAACAAGCTATCTGGGAACATCCCGGAGACCTTAATGAAGTGTTCTGAGCTATCTGTGATCAAGCTAGAAGGAAACAGCTTGAATGGAAGGGTACCAGAGGGGCTGTTTGAACTGGGTTTGGAGGAGATCGATTTGTCTCAGAACGAGCTGATTGGTTCAGTCCCAGTTGGATCAAGCAAGCTGTATGAGAAGCTCACAAGAATGGACTTGTCAAGCAACAGATTAGAAGGCAACTTCCCCGCCGAAATGGGAttgtacaaaaatttgaagtacTTGAATCTCTCGTGGAACAACTTTAAAGCAAAGATTCCACCGGAAATGGGTTTGTTTCAGAACTTGAATGTGTTGGACCTCAGAAGCAGTGATCTGCATGGCTCAATCCCCGGAGAACTGTGTGATTCTGGCAGTTTGGGGATTCTTCAGCTCGATGGCAACTCTTTGATTGGTCCAATTCCCGACGAGATTGGAAATTGTGTCTCACTATACTTGCT GAGTTTATCCCACAACAATCTAAGCGGAGAAATCCCGAAGTCAATCTCGAAGCTAAGCAAGCTAGAGATTCTAAGGCTTGAATCAAATGAATTGAGTGGAGAAATACCCCAAGAGCTTGGAATTCTTCAAAACCTGCTTGCTGTTAACATTTCATACAATATGCTGACAGGCAGGCTTCCTGTTGGTGGCATCTTTCCAAGCTTGGATCAAAGTGCTCTGCAAGGGAACTTGGGCCTTTGCTCCCCTTTGCTTAAAGGACCTTGCAAAATGAATGTCCCTAAGCCCCTTGTTCTAGACCCCAACGCCTATCCCAGCCAAATGGGTGGCCAAACCAGCAGGGACAAGCCCTCACAGTACTCTAATTCTTCTCCCCATCATGTGTTCTTCAGTGTCTCTGCCATTGTTGCCATTTCTGCTGCCACTTTCATTGCCCTTGGGGTGCTTGTGGTTACCTTGCTCAATGTCTCGGCACGGAGGAGATCGCTTGCGTTTGTCGACAATGCGTTGGAAAGCATGTGCTCGAGCTCTTCGAAATCAGGGACTGCGACTGCTGGTAAgcttgttttgtttgattcgAACTCGAGGGGTTCACCGAACTGGGTTAGTAACCATGAAGCCTTGCTGAACAAGGCCTCTGAGATTGGTGCTGGAGTTTTTGGAACGGTTTATAAGGTTTCGTTGGGAGATCAAGGTGGAAGAGACGTAGCTATCAAGAAGCTTGTGAAGTCGAACATGATTCAGAATGTGGAAGATTTCGACCGGGAAATCCAAATCTTGGGCAAGGTCAAGCACCCCAATTTGATCAGCTTAAAGGGTTACTACTGGACTGCACAAACTCAGCTCTTGGTCATGGAGTATGCTACCAATGGAAGTCTTCAAACTCAACTCCATGGAAGGCTTCCTTCATCTCCATCTCTCTCTTGGGATAACCGGTTCAAGATTGTGCTTGGGACAGCCAAAGGACTAGCACATTTACACCACTCATTCCGCCCGCCAATTGTTCACTACGATCTCAAGCCAACCAACATCCTTCTCGACGAAAACTTCAACCCGAAGATCTCCGATTACGGGCTTGCAAGACTGCTAACAAAGCTTGACAAGCATGTCGTAAACAACAGATTCCAAAGTGCATTGGGGTACATCGCACCAGAACTAGCATGCCAGAGCATAAGGGTGAACGAGAAATGCGACGTACACGGGTTCGGGGTGATGGTACTCGAGATCGTAACAGGACGAAGGCCGGTCGAGTACGGAGAAGACAATGTGGTAATATTGACAGACCATGTGAGGtatttgctagagagagggaATGTGTTGGATTGTGTTGATCCAAGCATGAGTGAGTATTCAGAAGATGAAGTGGTGCCCATACTCAAGCTGGCTTTGGTCTGCATTTCTCAAATTCCTTCAAGCAGGCCATCCATGGCTGAAGTGGTGCAGATTCTGCAAGTAATCAAGGCTCCACTTCCACAAACAATACCACAAGGATTTTGA